The Sinomicrobium kalidii genome contains a region encoding:
- a CDS encoding carbonic anhydrase family protein, with product MKAHTAETQATVTPAKALQFLKEGNQRFVKNLRANRDLLEQVNATQDGQFPFAVILSCIDSRTSAELIFDQGLGDIFSARVAGNIINEDILGSMEYSCKVAGSKLIVVLGHSKCGAVTSACKGVKMGNITALLSKMQDSIDSVSNEKNGVDPSSPEFVEAVSHHNVVHTMNEILKRSPVLKEMFDAGEIGVAGGYYDVVSGEVEFIKEILHD from the coding sequence ATGAAAGCACATACTGCAGAAACCCAGGCCACGGTAACCCCGGCAAAGGCCCTGCAATTTTTAAAAGAAGGTAACCAGCGATTTGTAAAAAACCTCAGAGCCAACAGGGATCTGCTGGAACAGGTCAATGCTACCCAGGACGGGCAGTTTCCTTTCGCGGTGATTTTAAGCTGTATAGACAGCCGTACCTCGGCAGAACTGATATTCGACCAGGGGCTCGGCGATATCTTCAGTGCCCGTGTGGCCGGGAACATTATCAACGAGGATATCCTCGGAAGTATGGAATATTCGTGCAAAGTAGCCGGTTCCAAACTGATCGTGGTTCTCGGACATAGCAAATGCGGTGCGGTGACCAGCGCCTGCAAAGGGGTGAAAATGGGAAATATCACCGCCTTGCTGAGCAAAATGCAGGATTCCATTGATTCGGTAAGCAACGAAAAAAACGGTGTAGATCCTTCCTCTCCCGAATTCGTAGAGGCCGTTTCCCACCACAACGTGGTCCACACCATGAACGAGATACTCAAACGAAGTCCCGTATTAAAGGAAATGTTCGATGCCGGTGAAATAGGTGTTGCCGGAGGCTACTATGACGTAGTTTCGGGAGAAGTTGAGTTTATCAAGGAGATACTACACGACTAA
- a CDS encoding LytR/AlgR family response regulator transcription factor, with product MMNNLKADMPTSCLVVEDNLRTREVITTVLREKFKNLQLLEAGNLAAAETMFSTHLPQLLLLDINLPDGNSFEFLEKHYRERSPGFKVIFITAYADYALEAFRYSALDFLLKPFAPSELEDSVTRALDNLQQQNYYLQLEAFFQNYKQGEAPSAKKIVLKTAENIYVIPARQVCYAQADNNYTLFVLEGHKKILVSQPLKTWEENLAPLGFIRIHQSYLVNVQYIRAYRKKEGLLVLEDGNRIPVSQNRKATLMAYLNTL from the coding sequence ATGATGAACAACCTGAAAGCCGATATGCCGACTTCCTGTCTGGTGGTGGAAGACAACCTCCGGACCAGGGAGGTTATAACCACTGTTCTCCGGGAAAAATTTAAAAACCTGCAATTACTTGAAGCCGGCAACCTGGCCGCTGCGGAAACGATGTTCTCCACACATTTACCGCAACTGCTTTTGCTGGATATCAACCTTCCCGACGGCAATTCGTTTGAGTTTCTTGAAAAACACTACCGGGAACGGAGCCCGGGTTTTAAAGTGATCTTTATTACGGCCTATGCCGATTATGCCCTGGAGGCGTTCCGTTACAGTGCCCTCGATTTTCTGCTCAAGCCGTTTGCGCCTTCTGAACTGGAAGATTCCGTTACCCGGGCACTGGACAACCTGCAACAGCAAAATTATTACCTGCAACTGGAAGCCTTCTTTCAGAATTACAAGCAGGGCGAAGCTCCTTCTGCCAAAAAGATTGTCCTGAAAACAGCGGAAAATATTTACGTCATTCCCGCCAGACAGGTTTGTTATGCACAGGCAGACAACAATTACACCCTTTTTGTGCTTGAAGGGCATAAAAAAATACTCGTGTCACAACCCCTGAAAACCTGGGAAGAGAACCTGGCTCCCTTAGGGTTTATCCGGATACACCAGTCGTACCTGGTCAATGTGCAGTACATAAGGGCTTACCGTAAAAAAGAAGGCCTTCTTGTTTTGGAAGACGGCAACCGGATACCTGTTTCCCAGAACAGGAAAGCGACCTTGATGGCATATCTGAATACATTGTGA